Proteins encoded by one window of Lathyrus oleraceus cultivar Zhongwan6 chromosome 1, CAAS_Psat_ZW6_1.0, whole genome shotgun sequence:
- the LOC127121319 gene encoding LRR receptor-like serine/threonine-protein kinase RPK2, translating into MFSSYFTSIVIKWTSFTHFNFIFFFFFLLFLTSQYDAVSPFSDKSTLLRLKNSLSDPAGVLSTWNPSSGHCSWYGVRCDSGLRVVSLNITGNGGDGHRSSHPCSDFGMFPLYGFGIRRSCVGVKGSLLGKFPSLISELTELRVLSLPFNGLEGSIPEEIWSMEKLEVLDLEGNLISGYLPFHIQGLKNLRVLNLGFNKIVGVVPSVLSSLDSLEVFNLASNGLNGSVPGFVGRLKGVYLSFNQFSGVIPEEIGENCGKLEHLDLSGNSLVQEIPKSLGNCGLLKTLLLYSNLLEEEIPAEFGNLKSLVVLDVSRNTLSGSIPRELGNCKELTVVVLSNLFNPIGDVEFVTLNDELNYFEGSMPEEVVSLPKLMILWAPMVNLEGRFPRNWGACGNLEMVSLAQNFFTGEFPNRLGLCKKLHFLDLSSNNLTGELSKELHVPCMTVFDVSGNMLSGSVPDFSNNVCSPFPSWNGNLFESDNAASPYASYFISKARERTLFASLGGVGLSVFHNLGQNNFSGIQSLPIAGDRMEEKSGYTLLVDQNEFTGPFPTYLLKKCEGLDGLLLNLSFNRLSGEIPSNISRMCKSLKVLDASGNRISGEIPYTVGDSVSLVSLNLSKNQLQGQIPASLGQMKDLKFLSLAGNNLSGSIPSNLGQLYSLQVLDLSTNSFTGEIPKFIENMRNLTDVLLNNNNLSGHIPAGLANVTTLSILNVSFNNLSGYLPSNSSLIKCSSAVGNPFLSSCRGVSLTVPSANQQGQFEDNSSITAQSTGKNSDNGFSAIEIASITSASAIVSVLIALIVLFFFTRRWKPNSRVGGSAKREVTVFTDIGVPLTFENVVQATGNFNASNCIGSGGFGATYKAEISQGILVAVKRLSVGRFQGVQQFHAEIKTLGRLHHPNLVTLIGYHACETEMFLIYNYLPGGNLEKFIQERSTRAVDWKILHKIALDIARALSYLHDQCVPRVLHRDVKPSNILLDDDFNAYLSDFGLARLLGTSETHATTGVAGTFGYVAPEYAMTCRVSDKADVYSYGVVLLELLSDKKALDPSFSSYGNGFNIVAWGCMLLREGRAKEFFTPGLWDAGPENDLVEVLHLAVVCTVDSLSTRPTMKQVVKRLKQLQPPPC; encoded by the coding sequence ATGTTTTCTTCTTATTTTACTTCAATTGTTATCAAATGGACTTCCTTTACTCACttcaacttcatcttcttcttcttctttcttctcttctTAACCTCTCAATACGATGCCGTTTCACCCTTCTCCGACAAATCAACTCTTCTCCGTCTCAAAAACTCACTCTCCGACCCCGCCGGCGTACTCTCCACGTGGAACCCTTCCTCCGGTCACTGTTCCTGGTATGGTGTCCGCTGTGATTCAGGCCTCCGCGTTGTTTCTCTCAACATCACCGGTAACGGCGGTGATGGTCACCGGAGTTCACATCCTTGCTCCGATTTTGGTATGTTTCCTCTTTACGGATTTGGAATTAGGAGAAGTTGTGTTGGTGTTAAGGGCTCTTTGTTAGGAAAGTTTCCATCTTTGATCAGTGAGTTAACTGAGCTTAGGGTTCTTTCTTTACCCTTCAATGGGTTGGAGGGTTCAATTCCTGAAGAGATTTGGAGTATGGAGAAACTTGAAGTTCTTGATTTAGAAGGTAATTTGATTAGTGGATATCTTCCTTTTCATATTCAAGGTTTGAAAAATTTGAGGGTTTTGAATTTGGGGTTTAATAAGATTGTTGGAGTGGTGCCTAGTGTTTTATCTTCTCTTGATAGTTTGGAGGTTTTTAATTTAGCTTCAAATGGTTTGAATGGTTCTGTTCCTGGTTTTGTTGGGAGGCTAAAAGGGGTGTATTTGTCTTTTAATCAATTCAGTGGAGTTATTCCGGAGGAGATTGGTGAGAACTGTGGGAAGCTTGAGCATTTGGATTTGTCTGGTAACTCTTTGGTTCAAGAGATTCCGAAGAGTTTGGGGAATTGTGGTTTGTTGAAGACACTTTTGTTGTATTCAAATTTGTTGGAAGAGGAAATTCCTGCCGAATTTGGCAACCTTAAGAGCCTTGTGGTGTTGGATGTTTCGAGGAATACGCTTAGTGGTTCTATTCCTCGAGAGCTTGGGAATTGTAAGGAGCTAACGGTTGTTGTGCTATCCAACCTTTTCAATCCTATTGGGGATGTTGAGTTTGTTACTTTGAATGATGAGTTGAACTATTTTGAAGGTTCAATGCCTGAGGAAGTTGTGTCGCTCCCTAAGCTTATGATTTTGTGGGCTCCCATGGTGAATTTGGAGGGACGTTTTCCTAGGAATTGGGGTGCTTGCGGTAACTTGGAGATGGTTAGTTTGGCTCAGAATTTCTTCACTGGAGAGTTCCCGAACCGGCTTGGTTTATGCAAGAAGCTGCATTTTCTTGATCTGAGCTCAAACAATCTTACAGGGGAGCTTTCGAAGGAACTTCATGTTCCATGTATGACTGTGTTTGACGTTAGTGGGAATATGTTGTCTGGTTCAGTTCCTGATTTCTCCAATAATGTTTGTTCTCCCTTTCCTTCCTGGAATGGGAATCTGTTCGAATCTGACAATGCTGcatctccttatgcatcatattTCATATCGAAAGCCCGGGAGAGAACTCTTTTCGCATCATTAGGGGGAGTTGGTCTTTCAGTTTTTCACAACTTAGGGCAAAACAACTTCAGTGGCATTCAGTCATTGCCAATAGCAGGAGACAGGATGGAGGAAAAGAGCGGTTACACCCTTCTTGTCGATCAGAACGAGTTCACAGGACCGTTTCCTACATATTTGTTAAAGAAATGTGAAGGATTAGATGGATTGCTTTTGAATCTGAGTTTTAATAGACTATCTGGTGAGATTCCTTCTAATATTAGTAGAATGTGTAAATCACTCAAAGTTTTGGATGCATCTGGAAATCGAATTTCAGGAGAAATTCCCTATACTGTAGGGGATTCGGTCTCTCTTGTTTCCTTGAACCTTAGTAAAAACCAGTTACAAGGTCAGATTCCCGCCAGCCTCGGGCAGATGAAGGATCTGAAGTTCCTCTCTTTAGCTGGTAATAACTTGAGTGGCTCAATTCCTTCCAATCTGGGGCAGTTGTACTCTTTACAAGTCTTGGACCTTTCTACAAACTCTTTTACTGGTGAGATTCCAAAGTTTATTGAGAACATGAGAAATCTGACAGATGTTTTGCTCAATAACAACAACCTTTCTGGACACATTCCTGCTGGTTTGGCAAATGTTACTACACTCTCTATATTAAATGTGTCTTTCAATAACTTATCTGGATACTTGCCATCAAATAGTAGCTTGATCAAATGCAGCAGTGCTGTTGGAAATCCGTTTCTAAGTTCCTGTCGTGGAGTTTCTCTAACTGTGCCATCGGCAAATCAACAAGGCCAGTTTGAAGACAATTCTTCTATTACTGCACAATCCACTGGAAAAAATAGTGACAATGGTTTCAGTGCTATTGAAATAGCATCTATTACTTCTGCTTCAGCCATTGTTTCTGTTCTTATAGCTCTCATTGTTCTGTTCTTCTTCACACGAAGGTGGAAGCCGAATTCCAGGGTTGGTGGTTCTGCCAAAAGAGAAGTTACAGTGTTTACTGATATCGGTGTCCCGTTGACATTTGAAAATGTTGTCCAAGCCACAGGAAATTTCAATGCAAGCAACTGTATTGGAAGTGGAGGGTTTGGTGCAACTTATAAGGCAGAGATATCACAAGGAATCTTGGTGGCAGTGAAACGTCTTTCAGTTGGACGTTTCCAAGGTGTTCAACAGTTTCATGCAGAGATTAAGACCCTTGGAAGGCTTCATCATCCAAATCTTGTCACTTTGATCGGTTACCATGCTTGTGAGACAGAGATGTTTCTCATATACAATTATCTTCCAGGTGGTAATCTTGAGAAGTTCATCCAGGAGAGATCCACTAGGGCTGTAGATTGGAAAATTCTTCACAAGATTGCATTGGACATAGCGCGTGCACTTTCCTATCTGCATGATCAATGTGTACCGCGTGTTCTTCATCGCGATGTCAAACCTAGCAATATCTTGTTGGATGATGATTTCAATGCTTATCTATCCGACTTCGGACTGGCCAGACTTCTTGGAACTTCAGAGACACATGCTACAACCGGAGTGGCAGGAACATTCGGGTACGTTGCTCCTGAATACGCCATGACATGTCGTGTTTCAGATAAGGCTGATGTGTATAGCTATGGTGTGGTGCTTCTTGAGCTGCTATCAGATAAGAAAGCATTGGACCCTTCATTTTCTTCTTATGGTAATGGTTTCAATATAGTGGCATGGGGATGCATGCTACTGAGGGAAGGAAGGGCAAAGGAATTTTTCACTCCTGGATTATGGGATGCAGGCCCAGAAAATGATTTGGTAGAGGTTCTACACCTAGCTGTTGTTTGTACTGTTGATTCATTATCAACTAGACCTACAATGAAACAGGTTGTGAAAAGGTTAAAGCAACTTCAACCTCCACCATGCTAG
- the LOC127095052 gene encoding uncharacterized protein LOC127095052 has translation MIIDQFPGEEHNLLSFDEVEGDNHNLYQQEFLNSIAQGSLPPHILKIKKGAPLMLLRNLDPRYGLCNGTRLLCRGLFMNMLDVEILTGSNAGKRAFLPRIKIKTSASDGLPFVLSRKQFPVRLSFAITINKSQGQTIPNVGIYLPRHVFSHGQLYVALSRGVSQTTTRVLTREGKLKGEDGDYTKNVVYKQILLSHPRITDFEDKWNTWKDEQSISSIDKLDNMVKRLKIYSIGWSSTVITDKTQLWKMVKREIISQRMERNPGNSETSHNCCSTKSRLKQSISILQFFKSQERIDKGMYEELIRIFIREKENTSNRDFMFGIPLKERH, from the exons ATGATTATCGATCAGTTTCCAGGAGAAGAACATAATTTGTTATCGTTTGACGAGGTTGAAGGAGATAATCATAATTTATACCAGCAAGAATTCTTAAACTCAATTGCACAAGGTAGTTTGCCACCTCATATTCTAAAGATAAAAAAGGGTGCACCATTGATGTTGTTACGAAATCTAGATCCTAGATATGGATTGTGTAATGGGACCCGGTTATTATGTCGTGGTTTATTTATGAATATGTTGGATGTGGAAATCCTGACAGGAAGCAACGCAGGAAAACGTGCTTTTTTGCctagaattaaaataaaaacatctGCAAGTGATGGACTgccttttgtccttagtagaAAGCAGTTCCCTGTGCGACTAAGTTTTGCAATTACAATAAATAAATCACAAGGACAAACCATTCCAAATGTTGGAATATATCTTCCACGACATGTTTTTAGTCATGGACAGTTATATGTGGCTTTATCCAGGGGTGTTTCACAGACTACAACAAGAGTTTTAACCAGGGAAGGAAAATTGAAAGGAGAAGATGGTGACTACACAAAAAATGTAGTCTACAAACAAATTCTTTTATCGCACCCGCGG ATAACAGACTTTGAAGATAAATGGAACACGTGGAAGGATGAACAAAGTATTTCATCCATCGACAAACTCGACAATATG GTCAAACGTTTGAAAATTTACTCCATCGGTTGGAGCTCCACGGTGATAACAGATAAAACACAACTTTGGAAAATGGTGAAAAGAGAAATAATATCTCAAAGGATGGAGAG AAATCCAGGTAATTCAGAAACAAGTCATAATTGTTGTTCTACGAAATCTAGACTAAAACAAAGTATCTCCATTCTCCAG ttttttaaatctcaagagCGCATTGATAAAGGGATGTACGAAGAATTGATTCGAATCTTTATAAG ggaaaaagaaaatacttcGAATAGAGATTTCATGTTCGGCATTCCTCTTAAAGAACGTCATTGA
- the LOC127095061 gene encoding uncharacterized protein LOC127095061: MSLIIRYVDIYSASVSIEESFLGFLNVNDTSGQGLFDVLQNELKELGLDLFDVRGQGYNNGSNMKGKHQGVQKRFLDINPRVFYTPCGCHSLDLALCDMANSCIKARIFFGVVQRIYTIFANSTKRWQNLKDNVKGLTPKSLSSTRWESRVESVKAIRTQMLEFTEALLEVSENDLDHKIQNEAKSLATNELGDFEFLMAIIIWFEILSAINSVSKLLQEKDMLIDVAMQKIKGLISYFEGYRETGFYKVLINAKEIAVELNIAPIFPQRRIIKRKGQFDENLNIQSVELSEEESFRLQSLDDATLKSCCTNFEQTLKHNEQSDIDVNEFFAELKLLREMLPEEIIRPTDILLFLKGLDCFPNTVIAYRILLTIPVTVASAERSFSKLKLLKTYLWSTVSQERLNGLTLIAIENDILETIKYKDLVDDFTSKSVRRKALFM; the protein is encoded by the exons ATGTCTTTGATAATAAGATATGTGGATATTTATTCAGCTTCTGTTAGTATTGAGGAATCATTTTTAGGATTTTTGAATGTGAATGATACAAGTGGTCAGGGGCTTTTTGATGTTTTACAAAATGAATTGAAAGAACTTGGTCTCGACCTATTTGACGTGAGAGGACAAGGTTATAATAATGGGTCCAATATGAAAGGAAAACACCAAGGTGTGCAAAAGAGATTTTTAGACATAAATCCGAGAGTCTTTTATACTCCTTGTGGTTGTCATAGTCTTGATTTGGCATTGTGTGATATGGCTAACTCTTGTATTAAAGCTAGGATTTTTTTTGGAGTTGTTCAACGCATTTATACAATTTTTGCCAATTCTACTAAGAGATGGCAAAATTTGAAAGATAATGTAAAAGGGTTGACTCCAAAATCATTGTCATCCACTCGTTGGGAGAGTCGTGTAGAAAGTGTCAAAGCTATAAGAACTCAAATGTTAGAATTTACAGAAGCTTTGCTTGAAGTGTCAGAAAATGATCTTGATCATAAAATACAAAATGAAGCTAAATCCTTAGCAACAAATGAGCTTGGTGATTTTGAGTTTTTGATGGCTATAATTATTTGGTTTGAAATATTATCTGCAATTAATTCTGTTAGCAAGCTTTTACAGGAAAAGGATATGCTTATTGATGTTGCTATGCAAAAAATTAAGGGGTTGATTTCGTATTTTGAGGGATATAGAGAAACAGGTTTTTATAAGGTATTGATTAACGCTAAGGAAATTGCGGTGGAATTGAATATTGCCCCAATATTTCCTCAAAGGCGTATAATTAAAAGAAAGGGGCAATTTGATGAGAATTTGAATATCCAATCAGTCGAGCTATCAGAAGAAGAATCATTCAGG TTACAATCATTAGATGATGCAACTTTGAAGTCTTGTTGTACTAACTTTGAGCAGACATTGAAACATAATGAGCAATCTGATATTGATGTGAATGAATTTTTTGCAGAGTTGAAGTTACTAAGAGAAATGTTGCCTGAAGAAATCATAAGACCTActgatatattattatttttaaaaggCTTGGATTGTTTTCCTAATACAGTTATTGCATATAGAATCTTATTGACTATTCCTGTGACAGTTGCTTCTGCAGAAAGAAGTTTTTCAAAATTGAAGTTGTTAAAGACTTACTTGTGGTCTACCGTGTCACAAGAAAGGCTTAATGGATTGACATTAATAGCTATTGAAAATGATATTTTGGAGACAATAAAATATAAAGACTTAGTTGACGATTTTACTTCAAAAAGTGTTCGTAGGAAGGCTCTTTTTATGTAG